The following proteins come from a genomic window of Deltaproteobacteria bacterium:
- the hrcA gene encoding heat-inducible transcriptional repressor HrcA: MASGMDDRTTRVLRHIVEDYIATAEPVGSRTISKKMGQALSPATIRNIMADLEEAGYLAQPHTSAGRVPTGAGFRYYIDHLLSRQILARDEMDQLHRAAGEGNGPADELVRQVSRLLSNLAHQASVVVVSSPEQQVLRSVSFMRAGVERILLVTVMRGGWVQHRLIEGERDLTGDELEKISGYLNELAEGRTLLQLRVRILAELGKEKARYDRVMGRALTMGARALADTAPGEVFIEGRANILDQPEFAEDVHRLKRILRAFEEKSVIFRLLDRAMESRAIQVSVGLENTVEELPDISVVASGYRQGASSVGSIGLIGPVRMDYSRVIPLVEYAASLLTTVFEDR, encoded by the coding sequence ATGGCTTCCGGGATGGACGATCGCACGACCCGGGTCCTGCGCCACATCGTCGAGGATTACATCGCCACGGCGGAGCCGGTCGGGTCGAGAACCATCTCCAAGAAGATGGGGCAGGCCCTCTCGCCCGCGACGATCCGCAACATCATGGCGGACCTCGAGGAGGCCGGGTACCTCGCCCAGCCGCACACCTCCGCGGGGCGCGTCCCTACGGGCGCGGGGTTCCGGTACTACATCGACCATCTCCTGTCGCGGCAAATCCTCGCCCGCGACGAGATGGACCAGTTGCACCGCGCGGCGGGCGAAGGGAACGGCCCGGCGGACGAGCTGGTGCGGCAGGTCAGCCGCCTGCTGTCGAACCTGGCCCACCAGGCGAGCGTCGTCGTCGTTTCCTCGCCGGAACAGCAGGTCCTGCGCTCCGTGAGCTTCATGCGCGCGGGGGTGGAGAGGATCCTCCTGGTCACCGTGATGCGCGGTGGATGGGTTCAGCACCGCCTGATCGAGGGCGAGCGGGATCTCACCGGCGACGAGCTCGAGAAGATCAGCGGATACCTCAACGAGCTGGCCGAGGGGCGGACGCTGCTGCAACTGCGGGTCCGGATCCTCGCCGAGCTCGGCAAGGAGAAGGCGCGGTACGACCGCGTGATGGGGCGTGCCCTCACGATGGGCGCCCGGGCGCTCGCGGACACCGCTCCGGGCGAGGTTTTCATCGAGGGGCGCGCCAACATCCTCGATCAGCCCGAGTTCGCCGAGGACGTCCACCGCCTGAAGCGGATTCTGCGCGCCTTCGAGGAGAAGAGCGTGATCTTCCGCCTGCTCGACCGGGCGATGGAGAGCCGGGCGATCCAGGTGTCCGTCGGGCTCGAGAACACGGTGGAAGAGCTTCCGGACATCTCGGTGGTCGCCTCGGGGTACCGGCAGGGCGCTTCCTCCGTGGGGAGCATCGGCCTCATCGGACCCGTCCGGATGGACTACTCCCGGGTGATCCCGCTGGTCGAGTACGCCGCGAGCCTGCTCACCACGGTGTTCGAGGACCGTTAG
- a CDS encoding nucleotide exchange factor GrpE: MEDREKESPLAEAVAESPTGEDVEGGPASGGDPAEPVDAAKLKEQLAYLAAEFENFRKRVAREREAQAAFWNEQLLRAVLPFLDNLERAMGQAGASTEALLSGVRMTYDQFLLELRKFGLEQLPAQRGTFDPSLHEAIASVPSSGMPGGAILAEARKGYLLHGRLLRPAQVTVAAAPPEDGAGDAPAGSGE, translated from the coding sequence ATGGAAGACAGGGAGAAAGAATCGCCGCTGGCGGAAGCCGTGGCGGAGAGTCCGACGGGGGAGGATGTCGAAGGGGGGCCGGCGAGCGGAGGGGATCCCGCGGAACCGGTCGATGCGGCGAAGCTGAAGGAACAGCTGGCGTACCTTGCCGCGGAGTTCGAAAATTTCCGGAAGCGCGTCGCGCGCGAGCGGGAGGCGCAGGCGGCCTTCTGGAACGAACAGCTGCTGCGCGCCGTCCTGCCGTTCCTCGACAACCTCGAGCGGGCGATGGGCCAGGCGGGGGCCTCCACCGAGGCCCTCCTCTCCGGCGTCCGGATGACATACGACCAGTTCCTCTTGGAATTGCGCAAATTCGGCCTTGAGCAGCTCCCCGCGCAACGCGGGACGTTCGACCCGTCCCTGCACGAGGCGATCGCGAGCGTGCCCTCCTCGGGGATGCCCGGGGGGGCCATCCTCGCCGAGGCGCGCAAGGGGTACCTTCTCCACGGGCGTCTGCTGCGCCCCGCCCAGGTGACGGTTGCCGCCGCCCCTCCGGAGGACGGCGCCGGGGACGCTCCCGCCGGATCGGGGGAGTAG
- a CDS encoding DUF192 domain-containing protein: MRVVNRTRGILLGDKVRTASTFLSRLVGLLGTAAIAEGEGLWIVPCRSVHTLGMRYPIDVAFLDARGVVVGILEGLLPNRVGRVVRDARGALELRAGTLAATGTAPGDRLEFEGGGSA; encoded by the coding sequence GTGCGCGTCGTCAACCGGACACGAGGGATCCTCCTGGGGGACAAGGTGCGGACGGCGAGCACCTTCCTGTCGCGCCTCGTGGGGCTGCTCGGAACGGCCGCGATCGCGGAAGGCGAGGGGTTGTGGATCGTCCCCTGCCGCAGCGTGCACACCCTGGGGATGCGGTACCCGATCGACGTGGCGTTCCTCGACGCGCGGGGGGTCGTGGTCGGGATCCTGGAGGGGCTTCTCCCGAACCGGGTCGGCCGCGTCGTTCGGGATGCCCGCGGGGCGTTGGAGCTGCGCGCGGGGACCCTCGCCGCCACCGGCACCGCGCCCGGCGACCGGCTGGAGTTCGAAGGGGGCGGATCGGCTTGA
- the dnaJ gene encoding molecular chaperone DnaJ: MGSKRDYYEVLGVSREGGPDDLKKAFRQLALQYHPDRNPGDKGAEERFKEINEAYSVLSDPEKRQQYDRFGHAGPAGQGFGGFGDFSGFGVEDIINDFFGGMFGGGGGGGRSRRGADLRYNLTITFEEAVFGAGKEIVVPRTGMCRDCSGTGARKGTRPERCGACNGQGQVTMQQGFFAIRRTCGRCRGTGQVVKDPCGNCAGTGHVRESRTLKVKIPPGVDSGTRLKLRGEGEAGPAGGAGGDLYVVLTVKEHPFFVREGADLFCEVPITFPQAALGATIEVPTLSGKKNLSIPSGTPSGHDFVMRGEGVAALNSGRRGNLVIRVLIEVPRKLTKRQKEILAEYQELSEESPGPIAQGFFEKVKEIFG, translated from the coding sequence GTGGGGTCGAAGCGCGACTACTACGAGGTCCTCGGGGTTTCCCGGGAGGGCGGCCCCGACGACCTCAAGAAGGCGTTCCGCCAGCTCGCTCTTCAGTACCACCCCGACCGGAACCCCGGCGACAAGGGGGCGGAGGAGCGGTTCAAGGAGATCAACGAGGCGTACTCGGTCCTCTCCGACCCGGAAAAGCGGCAGCAGTACGACCGCTTCGGGCACGCGGGGCCGGCGGGGCAGGGGTTCGGCGGCTTCGGCGATTTTTCCGGGTTCGGCGTCGAGGACATCATCAACGACTTCTTTGGCGGGATGTTCGGGGGGGGCGGGGGAGGCGGTCGCTCCCGCCGCGGCGCGGATCTCCGGTACAACCTGACGATCACCTTCGAAGAGGCGGTCTTCGGCGCCGGAAAGGAGATCGTCGTCCCCCGGACGGGGATGTGCCGCGACTGCTCGGGAACGGGCGCGCGGAAGGGGACCCGGCCGGAGCGGTGCGGCGCCTGCAACGGGCAGGGCCAGGTCACGATGCAGCAGGGGTTCTTCGCGATCCGCCGCACATGCGGCCGCTGCCGGGGGACGGGCCAGGTCGTCAAGGACCCATGCGGAAACTGTGCCGGCACCGGCCACGTCCGGGAAAGCCGCACGCTCAAGGTGAAGATCCCGCCCGGCGTCGACAGCGGAACGCGCCTCAAGCTGCGAGGCGAGGGGGAGGCCGGACCCGCGGGCGGGGCGGGCGGCGACCTGTACGTGGTGCTCACCGTGAAGGAGCACCCGTTCTTCGTCCGCGAAGGGGCCGACCTTTTCTGCGAGGTGCCGATCACCTTTCCTCAGGCGGCGCTGGGCGCGACGATCGAGGTGCCCACCCTTTCCGGGAAGAAAAACCTCTCCATCCCGTCCGGCACGCCGTCCGGCCACGACTTCGTGATGCGAGGGGAGGGGGTCGCCGCACTCAACTCCGGCCGGCGGGGAAACCTCGTGATCCGCGTGCTGATCGAGGTGCCCAGGAAACTCACGAAGCGCCAGAAAGAGATCCTTGCGGAGTATCAGGAGTTGTCCGAGGAATCCCCGGGTCCCATCGCTCAAGGTTTCTTCGAGAAGGTGAAGGAGATCTTCGGTTGA
- a CDS encoding ATP-grasp domain-containing protein, which yields MNFVYLSPHFPPNYYRFCVGLREEGVNVLGVADAPYESLRPELRGALSEYYRVDDMNSYDALVRALGHFTHRHGKLDGIDSHSEHWLETEARLRTDFNMAGLRQDRIGIVKRKSSMKEIYRSAGIRVARGAVVRTLEEARRLVAETGYPVVAKPDVGVGAAATFKIRDDGELSSFFDRKPPVDYIVEEFIQGKIFSFDGLTDRDGNLVFFTSHAFSQGIMETV from the coding sequence ATGAACTTCGTCTATCTCTCCCCGCATTTTCCGCCGAACTATTACCGCTTCTGCGTCGGGCTCCGGGAGGAAGGGGTGAACGTCCTCGGGGTGGCCGACGCCCCGTACGAGTCGCTGCGGCCGGAACTCCGCGGGGCGCTCTCCGAATATTACCGCGTGGACGACATGAACTCGTACGACGCGCTGGTCCGGGCGCTCGGGCACTTCACCCACCGGCACGGGAAGCTCGACGGGATCGACTCCCACAGCGAGCACTGGCTGGAGACCGAGGCGCGCCTTCGGACGGATTTCAACATGGCCGGGCTGCGTCAGGACCGGATCGGGATCGTCAAGCGGAAGTCCTCCATGAAGGAAATCTACCGGTCCGCCGGGATCCGGGTCGCGCGCGGCGCGGTGGTCCGAACCCTCGAGGAGGCGCGACGGCTGGTCGCCGAAACCGGCTACCCGGTCGTCGCCAAGCCCGACGTGGGGGTGGGGGCGGCGGCGACCTTCAAGATCCGCGATGACGGCGAGCTCTCCTCCTTCTTCGACCGGAAGCCGCCGGTGGACTACATCGTGGAGGAGTTCATCCAGGGAAAAATCTTCTCCTTCGACGGCCTGACCGACCGCGACGGCAACCTCGTCTTCTTCACCTCGCATGCCTTCAGCCAGGGGATCATGGAGACGGT